Proteins encoded within one genomic window of Flavobacterium gilvum:
- a CDS encoding glycosyltransferase: MKFSLLRMIFLAKWFNELDYIYFEKPFSGIKKLKVFSHHKNADYRVNYNYRKIYSSDDYDKNALPYIMHPSNYLNPYFDLLKKNIGILISGNFEEKIYNTRVIPDNFRLLNRWEIYTEILKHKKVFSISGDELVRDLYTGRFKDKLVLMKWQTGAIPIEKWRSYLSAADFIFCVPGMTMPMCHNTLEAMSIGVIPILNYSNWLNPSLKDNVNCLVYQNETDIKSIIDRALSFSEGEKLQMSKNVIEYYKMYY; the protein is encoded by the coding sequence ATGAAATTTTCTTTATTGAGGATGATATTTTTAGCCAAATGGTTTAATGAACTCGATTATATCTATTTTGAAAAGCCTTTTTCAGGAATAAAGAAATTAAAAGTTTTCAGTCATCATAAAAATGCTGATTATAGAGTGAATTATAATTACAGAAAAATATACTCTTCTGATGATTATGACAAAAATGCTTTGCCTTATATTATGCATCCAAGTAATTATTTAAATCCATATTTTGATCTTCTTAAAAAAAATATTGGGATTTTGATTAGTGGAAATTTTGAAGAAAAGATATATAACACAAGAGTTATCCCTGATAATTTTAGGCTACTTAATAGATGGGAAATTTATACTGAAATTCTAAAGCATAAAAAAGTATTTTCAATTTCAGGAGATGAATTGGTTCGAGATTTGTACACGGGTCGTTTTAAGGATAAGTTGGTTTTAATGAAATGGCAGACAGGAGCTATTCCAATAGAAAAATGGCGCAGTTATTTATCCGCTGCAGATTTTATTTTTTGTGTACCAGGTATGACAATGCCTATGTGTCACAATACTTTGGAGGCTATGTCGATAGGGGTAATTCCAATTTTAAATTACTCAAATTGGCTAAATCCTTCATTGAAAGATAATGTTAATTGTCTAGTTTATCAGAATGAGACAGATATTAAATCAATAATAGATAGAGCACTTTCATTTTCTGAAGGCGAAAAGTTGCAAATGTCAAAAAATGTAATCGAATATTATAAAATGTATTATTAA
- a CDS encoding glycosyltransferase family 4 protein, whose translation MRIAIITHVNHIQKDNQYFGYAPYVREMNIWLKYVDEVIIVAPLEKDRLTEIDSSYFYEKINFCEVPNFSFTSFRNNMESFFKLPLISWEIFCAMKSADHIHLRCPGNMGLIGSFIQVLFPFKIKTAKYAGNWDPKSKQPWTYRLQKWILNNTFLTRNMQVLVYGEWPNQSKNIKPFFTSSYSESEKEIIQKNSLYSSIEFLFVGSLVLGKNPLYAVKLIEELAKKGNNVILNLYGEGPERKKIENYIKDNQIGNNVILHGNQNQEIVKKAYKNSHFVILPSKSEGWPKAIAEGMFWGCVPLVTKVSCVPFMLDYGNRGIILDMDLKKDIENIEKILCDKNTFLAKSKLSIEWSQKYTTDVFEEEIKKLLIK comes from the coding sequence ATGAGGATTGCAATTATTACGCATGTCAATCATATTCAAAAAGATAATCAATATTTTGGTTATGCTCCATATGTGCGAGAAATGAATATTTGGTTGAAATATGTTGATGAAGTAATTATAGTCGCTCCTTTAGAAAAAGATCGACTAACAGAAATTGATAGTTCTTATTTTTATGAGAAGATTAATTTTTGCGAAGTACCCAATTTTAGTTTTACAAGCTTTAGAAACAATATGGAATCATTCTTCAAACTACCATTAATCTCCTGGGAGATTTTTTGTGCAATGAAAAGTGCAGACCATATCCATTTAAGATGCCCTGGAAATATGGGATTAATAGGGAGTTTTATTCAGGTATTGTTTCCGTTCAAAATAAAAACAGCTAAATACGCTGGAAATTGGGATCCGAAGAGCAAACAGCCATGGACATATCGTTTGCAAAAATGGATTTTGAACAATACGTTTTTGACTCGAAATATGCAGGTTTTGGTATATGGAGAATGGCCCAATCAGTCTAAAAATATAAAACCATTTTTTACTTCTTCTTATTCAGAATCAGAAAAAGAGATAATTCAGAAAAACAGTTTATATTCTTCAATAGAATTTTTATTTGTTGGAAGTTTAGTTTTAGGAAAAAATCCGCTTTATGCTGTAAAACTAATAGAAGAATTAGCCAAAAAAGGAAATAATGTAATTCTGAATTTATATGGAGAAGGACCTGAAAGAAAAAAAATAGAAAATTATATTAAGGATAACCAGATTGGGAATAATGTAATTTTGCATGGAAATCAAAATCAAGAAATTGTCAAAAAGGCCTATAAAAATAGTCATTTTGTGATTTTGCCTTCCAAAAGTGAAGGTTGGCCAAAAGCAATTGCCGAAGGTATGTTTTGGGGATGTGTTCCACTTGTTACAAAAGTTTCCTGTGTTCCTTTCATGTTAGATTACGGAAATAGGGGTATTATACTTGATATGGATTTAAAAAAAGATATAGAGAACATCGAAAAAATACTTTGTGATAAAAATACTTTTCTTGCTAAAAGTAAATTGTCGATTGAGTGGTCTCAAAAATATACTACAGATGTTTTCGAAGAAGAAATTAAAAAGCTCCTGATAAAATGA
- a CDS encoding glycosyltransferase codes for MRILQIIDSLEAGGSERMAINYANALVSEIEFSGLVATRKEGPLLTQIDPKVPYLFLNKKKQLDLGALFRLRSFVLKNKVTHIHAHSTSFFLAFLLKMLHPSVKTIWHDHYGSSEFLSRRPRFVLRMILPFFKGTIVVNQKLKKWSEEELKIKNVLYLPNFAITEEGVDEHTILKGKEGKRIVSLANLRPQKNHSLLLEVARKLKKSYSDWTFHLVGKDFDDSYSRQIKKWITDYGLENNVFLYGSRQDVKNILEQSSIAVLTSESEGLPVALLEYGLYKKAVVVTSVGEMPMIVRHGQNGFVVDSNNVENFHQSLVDLIENEVLRFTFGETLFETVQGDYAGESVIKKYLNWVTQL; via the coding sequence ATGAGGATCCTTCAGATTATAGATTCTCTCGAAGCTGGTGGTTCAGAGCGAATGGCTATTAATTATGCTAATGCATTGGTGTCTGAAATTGAATTTTCAGGATTGGTGGCTACAAGAAAAGAAGGACCACTATTGACTCAAATAGATCCTAAGGTTCCTTATTTGTTTTTGAACAAAAAAAAGCAGCTTGATTTAGGTGCACTTTTTAGATTAAGGTCTTTTGTCTTGAAAAATAAAGTTACACACATACATGCACATAGTACTTCATTTTTCTTGGCTTTTTTGTTAAAAATGTTACATCCTTCCGTAAAAACGATTTGGCATGATCATTACGGGAGCAGTGAGTTTTTGTCGAGAAGACCCAGATTTGTTTTAAGAATGATTCTTCCTTTTTTTAAAGGGACAATAGTAGTAAATCAAAAGCTGAAAAAATGGTCTGAAGAAGAATTAAAAATTAAGAATGTTCTTTATTTGCCCAATTTTGCAATAACAGAGGAGGGTGTTGATGAACACACGATTCTCAAAGGGAAAGAAGGAAAACGAATTGTTTCTTTGGCTAATTTAAGGCCACAAAAAAATCATTCTTTATTATTGGAAGTAGCTCGAAAACTTAAAAAAAGCTATTCAGATTGGACTTTTCATTTAGTTGGTAAAGACTTTGACGACAGCTATTCGAGACAAATCAAAAAATGGATAACAGATTATGGTTTGGAAAATAATGTGTTTCTTTATGGTTCAAGGCAAGATGTGAAGAATATACTTGAACAATCATCAATTGCTGTCTTGACTTCAGAATCTGAAGGATTGCCAGTCGCTCTTTTGGAATATGGATTGTATAAAAAAGCGGTAGTTGTTACCAGTGTTGGTGAAATGCCTATGATTGTCAGACACGGACAGAACGGTTTTGTTGTGGATTCTAATAACGTTGAAAATTTTCATCAGTCTTTAGTCGATTTAATTGAAAATGAAGTTTTACGTTTTACATTTGGAGAAACTCTTTTTGAGACTGTTCAGGGTGATTATGCAGGGGAGAGCGTTATAAAAAAATATTTAAATTGGGTAACTCAACTATAA
- a CDS encoding O-antigen ligase family protein has protein sequence MKKEEAAYIYLLLFHAFLGVLIFAMPFLSKLFTLTIFVFGIYYIIENKNKNNEALVISAYVVSFEVLLRMTDGMLINEFGKYSILIFMLLGMVYSGFSKNGILYWIFLLLLIPGIILASLTPELNVDVKKIISFNISGPVCLGISAIYCFQRKISFNRVLGVITAFCLPLMALAAYLYLYTPNVRDVITGTQSNFETSGGFGPNQVSTILGLGVFVFFVQFMFNSKSLLLQIVNAGLVVFFAFRGLVTFSRGGMITAIMMIIILLGVIYFRANGQIKSKIGLIILISFITGLGVWGYSSFQTSGLINKRYANQDAMGREKKDRLGGREEIMNQELEIFIDNIIFGVGTGMGKYKRAEITGTEVASHNEITRMLAEHGSLGLIDLLILFFTPLFLWVNNRQNILALSFLVFWLLTINHAAMRLAAPAFVYALSLLKVYTHEKPALHRE, from the coding sequence ATGAAAAAAGAAGAAGCCGCTTATATTTATTTACTACTCTTCCATGCTTTTCTAGGGGTGTTGATATTTGCAATGCCTTTTCTATCAAAACTATTTACTTTAACAATTTTTGTTTTCGGTATTTATTATATTATCGAAAATAAAAATAAAAACAATGAAGCATTAGTAATATCTGCCTATGTTGTAAGTTTTGAGGTGCTTTTGAGAATGACGGACGGAATGCTTATAAATGAGTTTGGTAAATATTCCATTCTTATTTTTATGCTTTTAGGAATGGTTTATTCAGGATTTTCTAAAAATGGAATTTTGTATTGGATTTTCTTATTGTTATTGATTCCGGGAATCATTTTAGCATCTCTTACTCCTGAATTGAATGTAGATGTGAAGAAAATAATTTCTTTTAATATATCTGGACCCGTTTGTTTGGGGATTAGTGCTATCTATTGTTTTCAAAGAAAAATAAGTTTCAATAGGGTACTGGGGGTGATTACTGCTTTTTGTTTACCCTTAATGGCATTGGCGGCTTATTTGTATTTATATACTCCCAATGTTCGTGATGTAATTACTGGAACACAGTCAAATTTTGAAACATCAGGAGGGTTCGGTCCTAATCAAGTGTCTACAATTTTGGGATTGGGGGTTTTTGTCTTTTTTGTTCAGTTTATGTTTAATTCTAAAAGCCTGTTGTTGCAAATTGTAAATGCCGGACTTGTGGTGTTTTTTGCTTTTAGAGGGCTTGTGACTTTTTCTAGAGGTGGAATGATAACTGCCATAATGATGATTATTATTCTTTTGGGTGTAATTTATTTTCGAGCAAATGGTCAAATAAAATCAAAAATAGGATTAATAATTTTGATTTCTTTTATTACAGGATTGGGAGTTTGGGGATATAGTTCCTTTCAGACTAGCGGATTAATTAATAAAAGATATGCTAATCAAGATGCCATGGGAAGAGAAAAGAAGGATCGTCTGGGAGGTAGAGAGGAAATTATGAATCAAGAATTAGAAATTTTTATTGATAATATTATTTTTGGAGTTGGTACGGGAATGGGTAAATATAAAAGAGCCGAAATTACCGGAACAGAGGTAGCATCACACAATGAAATCACAAGAATGCTGGCAGAGCACGGTAGCTTAGGCTTGATTGATTTACTGATTTTATTTTTTACCCCACTGTTTTTGTGGGTAAATAATCGACAAAATATATTGGCGCTTTCTTTTTTGGTGTTTTGGCTCTTGACGATTAATCATGCCGCCATGCGTCTTGCAGCTCCTGCCTTTGTTTATGCTCTTTCATTGTTAAAAGTTTATACACATGAAAAACCTGCTCTACATAGGGAATAA
- a CDS encoding glycosyltransferase family 4 protein, with protein sequence MKNLLYIGNKLSKHGVTPTTIEILGPLLELEAFRVSYSSSHGNKLLRVIDMLWSVFQSRKADCVLIDVYSTTNFWYAFAVSQLCRCLNLKYIPILHGGNLASRLKNNPKICRMIFKHSFQNVAPSFFLMQKFKDAGYENVMYIPNSIELENYPFLERKKAKPNLLWVRSFAKIYNPMMAVEVFASIKKKYPEATLCMVGPEKDGSLSEVRQRAKELKLDILFTGKLSKNDWINKSKEYDIFINTTHFDNMPVSVIEAMTLGLAIVSTNVGGIPFLLENQKDALLVPDGDVNRMIDAIDRLIGDSDLFSSITTNARRKAEQFDWQLVKVQWLTLLK encoded by the coding sequence ATGAAAAACCTGCTCTACATAGGGAATAAGTTATCCAAACATGGTGTTACACCAACTACAATTGAGATTCTTGGACCACTTTTGGAACTGGAAGCTTTTAGGGTATCATATAGTTCTTCACATGGAAATAAACTATTACGCGTTATCGATATGCTGTGGAGTGTATTTCAATCCAGAAAAGCAGATTGTGTTTTGATTGACGTCTATAGCACGACCAATTTTTGGTATGCATTTGCTGTTTCTCAATTATGTCGTTGTTTGAATCTAAAATATATTCCTATTTTGCATGGAGGGAATTTGGCTTCTCGCTTGAAAAATAACCCGAAGATTTGCAGAATGATTTTTAAGCATTCTTTTCAGAATGTGGCTCCGTCATTTTTTTTAATGCAGAAATTCAAAGATGCAGGGTACGAAAATGTTATGTATATTCCTAATTCGATAGAACTGGAAAATTATCCTTTTTTGGAACGAAAAAAAGCAAAACCGAATCTGTTGTGGGTGCGTTCTTTTGCGAAAATTTATAACCCTATGATGGCGGTTGAAGTATTTGCCTCCATAAAAAAGAAATATCCCGAAGCAACACTTTGTATGGTGGGACCCGAAAAAGATGGGAGTTTATCGGAAGTCAGACAAAGAGCCAAAGAACTTAAACTGGATATCCTTTTTACTGGGAAATTATCAAAAAATGATTGGATAAATAAATCTAAGGAATATGATATTTTTATAAATACGACCCATTTTGACAATATGCCCGTCAGCGTGATTGAAGCCATGACTTTGGGATTGGCAATTGTTTCCACCAATGTGGGCGGTATTCCTTTTTTACTCGAAAATCAAAAAGATGCTTTGTTGGTTCCTGATGGTGATGTTAATAGGATGATCGATGCAATTGACAGATTAATTGGTGATTCAGATTTGTTTAGTTCAATTACAACTAATGCAAGACGAAAAGCAGAACAATTTGATTGGCAGTTGGTTAAAGTTCAATGGTTGACTCTGTTGAAATAA